The following are from one region of the Arcobacter defluvii genome:
- a CDS encoding MutS-related protein, translated as MREEVAELLSSKKELLTITYFKLQKMFEKKYGPNTVVLMEIGTFFEVYEVNNDEEHIGKAKEIAELLNIQLTRKNKSILENSKENPIMAGVPAISFEKHLARIIAEQKYTVAIIRQKGLPPSVSRYLDTVVSPGTNFDFVISQDENNITSLLIDQIRGIYLVGYSAIDVTTGKCYYNEVHGTSEDKFFALDEVFNYMNMHKTNEIIVSFADKNINQKEVIDYLELSLKTFHIGHFRPKISYQNELFKNVFNIESLLTSIEHLDMERVPLSTESLAVLIDFVIGHDSNIIQKLSFPQKLDISKYIYLGNNALEQLNIIETSHNPSLIKLINNTSTAMGKRLLKERLTHPVKDSKEILRRLALSKELFDYHAPIENELANIYDIERLTRRIKLNRLHPFELNYLYDSLLSIKEVVTFMENYKFITPPCSSADLTLFIQSIDSTFDLSVSGKYMLKDVDTNMISSGINTQIDELNVQNEILYSKLELLKNHILSYIKSDDSNFVGINRLDKEGFFITLTKNRFNSIKEELLNSHLIVDDELYLFKDFTIRIQTNSVKIFCKLTEDISDKYVHNLRKIVELNKLVFKEKIQEFEKKFATLLQELVQFIAEVDLTVSNIKTAKKYNYTCPKIVKTKENENFLELIDLRHPIIEANEEQGIYVPNDIILGELSLASKEYKDNVIIKNSNPVNIYNNKMHGVLLYGINSSGKSSLMKAIGISVILAQAGFYVPCKSMRFSIFDAVYTRISGADNIAKGLSSFAVEMLELKNIFNRATKNSLILGDEISHSTETMSGLSIVASSILKLSKLEALFVFATHLHQLPEIEEISKLKNIISLHLSVMYKDEEDKLIFDRKLAYGSGSSMYGLEYAKSLHMDREFLSVANEIRKKLTDDYNPLERLSQRKTSKYNNNVFASSCVICGRACDDVHHIKEQARANKDGFIGHINANHKYNLIPLCKEHHKMVHDGTININGFIATSKGLELHYTMVED; from the coding sequence GTGAGAGAAGAAGTAGCCGAACTTTTATCAAGTAAAAAAGAGTTATTAACAATTACATATTTTAAATTACAAAAAATGTTTGAAAAAAAGTATGGACCAAATACGGTTGTACTTATGGAAATAGGGACTTTTTTTGAAGTTTATGAAGTTAATAATGATGAAGAACATATAGGAAAAGCAAAAGAAATAGCTGAACTTTTAAATATTCAATTAACAAGAAAAAATAAATCAATTTTAGAAAATTCAAAAGAAAATCCTATTATGGCAGGAGTTCCTGCTATCTCTTTTGAAAAACATCTTGCAAGAATAATAGCAGAGCAAAAATATACAGTTGCAATAATAAGACAAAAGGGACTTCCTCCAAGTGTAAGTAGATACTTAGATACAGTTGTAAGTCCTGGAACAAACTTTGATTTTGTAATCTCTCAAGATGAAAACAATATAACTTCACTTTTAATCGACCAAATAAGAGGAATTTATTTAGTTGGTTATAGTGCAATAGATGTTACAACTGGAAAGTGTTATTACAATGAGGTTCACGGAACAAGTGAAGATAAGTTTTTTGCACTTGATGAAGTATTTAATTATATGAATATGCATAAAACAAATGAGATTATTGTAAGTTTTGCAGATAAAAATATAAATCAAAAAGAGGTTATTGATTATTTAGAATTATCACTAAAAACTTTTCATATAGGACATTTTAGACCAAAAATCTCTTATCAAAATGAGTTATTTAAAAATGTGTTTAACATAGAATCTTTACTAACTTCTATTGAACATCTTGATATGGAAAGAGTTCCACTTAGTACAGAATCTCTTGCTGTGTTAATTGATTTTGTAATAGGGCATGATTCAAATATTATTCAAAAATTATCTTTCCCACAAAAACTTGATATTAGTAAATATATTTATCTTGGAAATAATGCTTTAGAACAATTAAATATAATTGAAACTTCTCATAATCCAAGTTTGATAAAACTAATAAACAATACTTCAACAGCTATGGGAAAAAGACTTTTAAAAGAAAGACTTACACATCCAGTTAAAGATAGTAAAGAGATTTTACGAAGACTTGCACTTTCTAAAGAGCTGTTTGATTATCATGCACCAATTGAAAATGAGTTGGCAAATATTTATGATATTGAAAGATTAACAAGAAGAATAAAACTAAATAGGCTTCATCCTTTTGAGTTAAATTATTTGTATGATTCACTTTTGAGTATAAAAGAAGTTGTAACTTTTATGGAAAATTATAAGTTTATAACTCCGCCTTGTAGTAGTGCTGATTTAACACTTTTTATTCAGTCAATTGATTCAACTTTTGATTTAAGTGTTAGTGGAAAATATATGCTAAAAGATGTTGATACAAATATGATTAGCTCTGGAATTAATACTCAAATTGATGAGTTAAATGTACAAAATGAGATTTTGTATTCAAAACTAGAACTTTTAAAAAATCATATTTTATCTTACATAAAATCAGATGATTCTAATTTTGTTGGAATTAATAGACTTGATAAAGAGGGATTTTTTATCACTTTAACAAAAAATAGATTTAACTCAATTAAAGAAGAGTTATTAAATTCTCATTTAATTGTAGATGATGAATTGTATTTGTTTAAGGATTTTACTATAAGAATTCAAACAAATTCTGTAAAGATTTTTTGTAAATTAACAGAAGATATTTCAGATAAATATGTACATAATCTACGAAAAATTGTTGAGTTGAATAAACTTGTATTTAAAGAAAAAATCCAAGAATTTGAGAAAAAATTTGCAACTTTACTTCAAGAGTTAGTCCAGTTTATAGCAGAAGTTGATTTAACAGTTTCAAATATAAAAACAGCAAAAAAATATAACTATACTTGTCCAAAAATTGTAAAAACAAAAGAAAATGAAAATTTTTTAGAGCTTATTGATTTAAGACATCCGATTATTGAAGCAAATGAAGAACAAGGAATTTATGTACCAAATGACATAATTTTAGGAGAATTATCTCTTGCATCAAAAGAGTACAAAGATAATGTAATTATCAAAAACTCAAATCCCGTGAACATTTATAACAACAAAATGCATGGAGTTTTACTTTATGGAATAAACTCTTCAGGAAAATCTTCACTTATGAAAGCTATTGGAATTTCAGTGATTCTTGCTCAAGCTGGATTTTACGTACCTTGCAAATCTATGAGATTTTCTATTTTTGATGCGGTTTATACTAGAATTAGTGGAGCTGATAATATTGCAAAAGGCTTATCTTCTTTTGCCGTTGAGATGTTAGAACTTAAAAATATTTTTAATCGAGCAACTAAAAATTCTTTAATTTTAGGAGATGAAATCTCACATAGCACTGAAACAATGAGTGGATTAAGTATAGTTGCAAGTTCTATTTTAAAGTTATCTAAACTTGAAGCTTTATTTGTTTTTGCAACACACTTACATCAACTTCCAGAAATTGAAGAGATATCAAAACTAAAAAATATCATTTCACTTCATCTATCAGTTATGTATAAAGATGAAGAAGATAAACTTATTTTTGATAGAAAACTAGCCTATGGAAGTGGTTCATCTATGTATGGCTTAGAGTATGCAAAATCACTTCATATGGATAGAGAGTTTTTAAGTGTTGCAAATGAAATAAGAAAAAAATTAACTGATGATTATAATCCTTTAGAGCGATTGAGTCAAAGAAAAACTTCTAAATACAATAACAATGTATTTGCTTCATCTTGCGTTATATGTGGACGAGCTTGTGATGATGTTCATCATATAAAAGAACAAGCAAGAGCAAATAAAGATGGTTTTATAGGTCATATAAATGCAAACCATAAATATAATCTTATTCCACTTTGTAAAGAACACCACAAAATGGTTCACGATGGAACGATTAATATAAATGGTTTTATTGCAACTTCTAAAGGTTTAGAATTACACTACACGATGGTTGAAGATTAA
- a CDS encoding radical SAM protein, giving the protein MSINNYNLIKTNYHILKVDSKEFLFHIPTSSVFELSAESANLLRKMENKEEINKDEEEIVEEFKELNIVGSRFFVKEEATKIEHFPAKALVLNVTSGCNLSCTYCYKEDLTSLKNSGQMTFEIAKNAIDMFYKESPHLKEYSITFFGGEPLSNLPLIKEIIAYANDFFGSKDLKIGYSMTSNATLLTEEIIHYLHDSKVDLTISIDGPESLHNKTRVYENGKGSYEKVAKNVAKLLAIYKNRTVGARVTLTRGITDIKTIWNHLRYDLKFKEVGFAPVTSGDNDFFNLSDFDLKKYFLDLENLVKII; this is encoded by the coding sequence ATGAGTATCAATAATTATAATTTAATAAAAACGAATTATCATATTTTAAAAGTAGATTCAAAAGAGTTTTTGTTTCATATTCCAACTTCTTCTGTTTTTGAACTATCAGCTGAAAGTGCAAATCTTTTAAGAAAGATGGAAAACAAAGAAGAAATAAATAAAGATGAAGAAGAAATAGTTGAAGAGTTTAAAGAGTTAAATATTGTCGGAAGTAGATTTTTTGTAAAAGAAGAAGCTACAAAAATAGAACATTTTCCTGCAAAGGCACTTGTTTTAAATGTAACTTCTGGATGTAATCTTAGTTGTACATACTGTTATAAAGAGGATTTAACATCTTTAAAAAACAGTGGTCAAATGACTTTTGAAATTGCAAAAAATGCTATTGATATGTTTTATAAAGAGTCACCACATTTAAAAGAGTATTCAATTACTTTTTTTGGTGGAGAACCTCTTTCAAATCTTCCATTAATCAAAGAGATTATTGCTTATGCAAATGATTTTTTTGGAAGTAAAGATTTGAAAATTGGTTATTCGATGACTTCAAATGCAACACTTTTAACTGAAGAGATTATTCACTATCTTCACGATAGTAAAGTGGATTTGACAATCAGTATTGATGGACCTGAATCACTTCATAATAAAACAAGAGTTTATGAAAATGGTAAAGGAAGTTATGAAAAAGTAGCTAAAAATGTAGCAAAACTATTGGCTATTTATAAAAACAGAACAGTTGGTGCTAGAGTTACGCTAACAAGAGGAATAACTGATATAAAAACAATTTGGAATCACCTAAGATATGATTTGAAATTCAAAGAAGTAGGGTTTGCTCCTGTTACTTCAGGGGATAATGACTTTTTTAATCTAAGTGATTTTGATTTGAAAAAGTATTTTCTGGATTTAGAGAACTTGGTGAAGATTATATAA
- a CDS encoding heme-binding domain-containing protein, whose product MKRTLLIFLIIFIVMQFIQTDKTNQVVDKNMEIKAEEGIMEIFRTACYDCHSNETKYPWYSNIAPFSWAISNHINEGRKALNFSIWETYTDEEKKEHLKDIYRTVYASMPLETYLWVHKEADISSQDRKTIRDWTGVRSK is encoded by the coding sequence ATGAAAAGAACATTATTAATTTTTTTAATTATTTTTATAGTTATGCAGTTTATCCAAACAGATAAAACAAATCAAGTTGTTGATAAAAATATGGAGATAAAAGCTGAAGAAGGAATCATGGAAATCTTTAGAACAGCTTGTTATGATTGTCATTCAAATGAAACAAAATATCCTTGGTATTCAAATATTGCTCCTTTTTCTTGGGCTATTTCTAATCATATAAATGAAGGAAGAAAAGCTTTAAATTTTTCAATTTGGGAAACATATACAGATGAAGAAAAGAAAGAGCATTTAAAAGATATTTATAGAACAGTTTATGCTTCAATGCCACTAGAAACATATCTTTGGGTACATAAAGAGGCTGATATTAGCTCACAAGATAGAAAAACTATAAGAGATTGGACGGGAGTTAGATCTAAGTGA
- a CDS encoding 2-isopropylmalate synthase, which translates to MDKNKIIVFDTTLRDGEQSPGCSMNTEEKIKVALQLEKLGVDVIEAGFAAASPGDFDAVSRIAQIIKNSSICSLARAVENDIKQAGLAVKEAPKHRIHTFIATSPIHMKYKLKMSEEEVIKRAIHAVQYAKTFVDDVEFSLEDAGRSEISFMKEVMDAVISAGVRTINLPDTVGYRLPTELGAMVKELSDFAGDRAIISVHNHNDLGLATANTLAAVMNGARQIEVTINGLGERAGNSALEEAVMAIKTRRDAFGDLYTTINTPEIYATSRLVATITGVEPQQNKAIVGKNAFSHESGIHQDGVLKHQETYEIMRPEDVGVIKDSTLILGKHSGRAAFKDKIAQLGFDKVSDEELNSVFERFKALADKKKEITDDDVRMLITDESLNHDKTYDLIGLQISDCTTGVPTAAVAIKYKDEIIKDAAIGDGTMDAIFKTIDRITGYAGELKDYKVISVTEGKDALAKVTTRVSFDSTSPAFVGHGLSIDTMLATAKAYLGALNSYLSQKERLSKKSEHQV; encoded by the coding sequence ATGGATAAAAATAAAATTATTGTATTTGATACAACATTAAGAGATGGGGAACAAAGTCCTGGTTGTTCTATGAACACAGAAGAAAAAATAAAAGTGGCTTTGCAATTAGAGAAATTAGGTGTTGATGTAATAGAAGCTGGATTTGCAGCAGCAAGTCCTGGAGATTTTGATGCAGTTAGTAGAATAGCACAAATAATTAAAAATTCAAGTATTTGTTCTTTAGCAAGAGCAGTTGAAAATGATATAAAACAAGCTGGATTAGCAGTAAAAGAAGCTCCAAAACATAGAATCCATACATTTATTGCAACATCACCAATTCATATGAAATATAAATTAAAAATGAGCGAAGAAGAAGTTATTAAAAGAGCAATTCATGCAGTACAATATGCGAAAACATTTGTGGATGATGTTGAATTTTCTTTAGAAGATGCAGGAAGAAGTGAAATTTCTTTTATGAAAGAAGTAATGGATGCTGTCATTAGTGCAGGTGTAAGAACTATAAATTTACCTGATACGGTAGGATATAGATTACCTACAGAATTAGGCGCAATGGTTAAAGAATTAAGTGATTTTGCAGGCGATAGAGCAATAATTTCAGTTCATAATCATAATGATTTAGGATTAGCAACTGCAAATACTTTAGCCGCAGTTATGAATGGTGCAAGACAAATTGAAGTAACAATTAATGGATTAGGAGAAAGAGCTGGAAATTCAGCTTTAGAAGAAGCAGTTATGGCTATTAAAACTAGACGTGATGCTTTTGGAGATTTATATACAACTATTAATACTCCTGAAATTTATGCAACTTCAAGATTAGTTGCAACAATAACTGGTGTAGAACCACAACAAAACAAAGCTATAGTTGGTAAAAATGCATTTTCTCATGAAAGTGGAATCCATCAAGATGGTGTATTAAAACATCAAGAAACTTATGAAATTATGAGACCAGAAGATGTAGGTGTTATAAAAGATAGTACTTTAATTTTAGGTAAACATTCAGGTCGAGCTGCATTTAAAGATAAAATTGCACAATTAGGATTTGATAAAGTAAGTGATGAAGAGTTAAATTCTGTATTTGAAAGATTCAAAGCATTAGCTGATAAGAAAAAAGAGATTACAGATGATGATGTAAGAATGTTAATTACTGATGAATCATTAAATCATGATAAAACTTATGATTTAATTGGATTACAAATTAGTGACTGTACAACAGGTGTTCCAACAGCTGCAGTTGCAATAAAATATAAAGATGAAATTATAAAAGATGCAGCTATAGGTGATGGAACAATGGATGCAATATTTAAAACAATTGATAGAATAACAGGTTATGCAGGAGAGTTAAAAGATTATAAAGTTATCTCTGTAACTGAGGGGAAAGATGCTTTAGCAAAAGTTACAACAAGAGTATCTTTTGATTCAACAAGTCCAGCTTTTGTTGGTCATGGTTTGAGTATTGATACAATGTTAGCTACTGCAAAAGCGTATTTAGGAGCATTAAACTCATATCTTTCACAAAAAGAGAGACTTTCTAAAAAATCTGAACATCAAGTATAA
- a CDS encoding DUF1538 family protein, with the protein MLQFYFFLRLLKDSFRDLIPIILVILFFQLAIIQAVPEGWVNTALGLGIVAIGLAIFLQGLEIGVFPIGESLAKDFAKSGHVIWILIFGFLIGFGTTIAEPALAVIADKAASISSGRIDSNILRLVVALSVGFAILLGVYRIIKGHPIHYYIIIGYILVVGITFFAPKEIIGLAYDLGGVTTSTVTVPLVAALGIGLASSIKERNPVIDGFGLIAFASLTPMIFVQIYGIYVYNFGEVKEVAQVVVQATVSSNATISVNSVVSGILAVIRDVIPILLIILFFQYIVLKKSIEKPKTVFLGFGLVIIGLYTFILGLEMGLFSLGETMAYQLTKGNSVFIIYAFAFAIGFSTTMAEPALMAIAKKAKEISDGKINDFVLRLFVALGVAIGIALGAFRIVDGGHIHYYIIFGYIVVIILTFIAPKYIIPIAYDSGGVTTSTVTVPLVAALGIGLASNIEGRSPLIDGFGLIAFASLFPMITVMLYGVIIEKIGVKSDTQIEKEELLKDALVDADNMDLATVNIDGSKIRHSLLLQFSAVVIIVPEDRRDDAIVAAQKAGASGVTVLDAHGIGLEGMANFYRTSFEAKDVLLLFLLPQHLVNEVIKSIIHSLHITTTGKGVAFAFPLSHMKGISLTKEDIFKEKAYQININEDEELGEKHSV; encoded by the coding sequence GTGCTCCAATTCTATTTTTTTCTTAGACTTTTAAAAGATTCATTTCGGGATTTAATACCAATAATTCTTGTAATTTTATTTTTCCAGTTAGCAATAATTCAAGCTGTTCCTGAAGGTTGGGTAAATACAGCTTTAGGATTAGGTATAGTTGCAATAGGTTTAGCGATATTTTTACAAGGATTAGAAATAGGAGTTTTTCCTATTGGTGAATCTTTAGCCAAAGATTTTGCAAAATCAGGTCATGTAATTTGGATTTTAATTTTTGGATTTCTTATAGGTTTTGGTACAACAATAGCTGAGCCTGCACTTGCTGTTATTGCTGATAAAGCAGCTTCAATTTCCAGTGGACGAATAGATTCTAATATATTAAGATTGGTTGTAGCTTTATCTGTTGGATTTGCCATTTTGTTGGGAGTTTATAGGATTATAAAAGGTCATCCTATTCATTATTACATAATAATAGGATATATATTAGTTGTTGGAATTACATTTTTTGCACCAAAAGAGATTATTGGATTAGCTTATGATTTAGGTGGAGTTACAACTTCTACTGTTACTGTACCTTTAGTTGCAGCTTTGGGAATAGGTTTAGCTTCTTCAATAAAAGAGAGAAACCCTGTTATTGATGGTTTTGGACTTATTGCTTTTGCTTCTTTAACACCTATGATTTTTGTACAAATCTATGGAATTTATGTATATAACTTTGGTGAAGTAAAAGAGGTAGCTCAAGTTGTAGTTCAAGCAACAGTTAGTTCAAATGCAACGATTAGTGTAAATTCAGTAGTATCTGGAATTTTAGCAGTTATTCGAGATGTTATTCCTATATTATTAATAATTTTATTTTTTCAATATATTGTTTTAAAGAAAAGTATAGAAAAACCAAAAACGGTATTTTTAGGTTTTGGTTTAGTAATAATTGGATTGTATACCTTTATTTTAGGTTTAGAGATGGGGTTATTTTCACTTGGTGAAACAATGGCTTATCAATTAACAAAAGGTAATTCTGTATTTATAATCTACGCTTTTGCTTTTGCAATTGGTTTTTCTACAACTATGGCAGAACCTGCTCTTATGGCAATTGCAAAAAAAGCAAAAGAGATAAGTGATGGAAAAATAAATGATTTTGTTCTAAGACTTTTTGTAGCTTTAGGAGTTGCGATTGGTATTGCTTTAGGTGCTTTTAGAATAGTTGATGGTGGACACATTCACTACTATATAATTTTTGGTTATATTGTTGTAATTATTCTTACATTTATTGCTCCTAAATATATAATTCCTATTGCATATGATAGTGGTGGAGTTACAACATCAACAGTTACAGTTCCTTTAGTTGCGGCTCTAGGAATTGGGCTTGCTTCAAATATTGAAGGAAGAAGTCCATTGATTGATGGATTTGGGCTTATTGCTTTTGCTTCACTTTTCCCCATGATTACAGTTATGCTTTATGGTGTAATTATTGAAAAAATAGGAGTAAAATCTGATACTCAAATAGAAAAAGAAGAACTATTAAAAGATGCTTTAGTTGATGCTGATAATATGGATTTAGCAACTGTAAATATTGATGGTTCAAAAATAAGACATTCTTTATTATTACAATTTAGTGCGGTTGTTATAATAGTTCCAGAAGATAGAAGAGATGATGCTATTGTTGCAGCTCAAAAAGCAGGAGCAAGTGGAGTTACTGTTTTAGATGCACATGGAATTGGACTAGAAGGAATGGCAAATTTCTATAGAACATCTTTTGAAGCTAAAGATGTTTTATTACTATTTTTGTTACCGCAACACTTAGTAAATGAAGTTATTAAATCTATAATACATTCTTTACATATTACAACAACAGGTAAAGGTGTAGCTTTTGCTTTTCCTTTATCTCATATGAAAGGTATCTCTTTGACAAAAGAAGATATCTTTAAAGAAAAAGCATATCAAATAAATATAAATGAAGATGAAGAATTAGGAGAAAAACATAGTGTTTGA
- a CDS encoding thioredoxin family protein — protein sequence MFEITNSEQIKDAINQNQVSLFYFSGENCSVCKVLKPKIEEEVTKNFPKIKLYEIKTDIYKELTSQFTVFSIPTTIIFFEGKEFKRYGRTMSIPLFLEEIKRPYDLMGE from the coding sequence GTGTTTGAGATAACAAATAGTGAACAAATAAAAGATGCAATAAATCAAAATCAAGTAAGCTTATTCTATTTTAGTGGAGAAAATTGTTCAGTTTGTAAAGTTTTAAAACCAAAAATTGAAGAGGAAGTAACTAAAAACTTTCCTAAAATTAAACTCTATGAGATAAAAACAGACATATATAAAGAACTTACAAGTCAATTTACTGTATTTTCTATACCAACTACTATCATATTTTTTGAAGGTAAAGAGTTCAAAAGATATGGAAGAACTATGAGTATTCCTCTTTTTTTAGAGGAAATAAAAAGACCTTATGATTTGATGGGTGAGTAA
- the peaA gene encoding quinohemoprotein amine dehydrogenase subunit alpha has protein sequence MNYKKLSKLGLGALIASLPLFAVDAQKGKEVINSKCIACHTGNTEDGLSRISDQRKTPEGWYMTVKRMQREHGLKITRDEETNVIKYLSDNQGLTPDEIKPYSYVLDKTPNVQEEGKNELLTEMCVRCHSEARIGLQRRTSDEWNSLVNYHVAQFPSFEVQALARDKDWFGVAQNEVVPYLAENFGKDKAKFDEYKKSIKNYKLPTKWITYGYTPSIGDFTAILTLIESSDESYAMLMDYKYANGQEYKARGIAVAYNKTEIRASFELNGVVYRQILHLDPKTNSFEGRMFESLHTEQGSILTGKALNSKESSIVGIYPKAIKAGTKETLTIVGTNLAGQVKLPSGLKVLKTVKHTKNEIVLEVEASKNVKTSSNNIQIGSKVFKNSIATYDKVDYIKITPDYAISRIGAEKDAKILKEYATFEAIAYANGKDGEKGTADDINLGVVPATWSIEAFDEQAIEDKDLDYAGQIDAKTGKFTPSVSGPNPKRKLMANNVGNLSVIGTYKDGDVELSEKSHLIVTVPKFVNPPIN, from the coding sequence TTGAATTATAAAAAATTATCTAAATTAGGACTAGGTGCTTTAATAGCTTCTTTACCTTTATTCGCAGTAGATGCGCAAAAGGGTAAAGAGGTTATTAACAGTAAATGTATTGCATGTCATACTGGAAATACTGAAGATGGACTAAGTAGAATATCTGACCAAAGAAAAACACCTGAAGGTTGGTATATGACAGTAAAAAGAATGCAAAGAGAACATGGTTTAAAAATTACAAGAGATGAAGAAACAAATGTAATTAAATATCTTTCAGATAATCAAGGCTTAACACCAGATGAAATAAAACCTTATTCTTATGTTCTTGATAAAACTCCAAATGTTCAAGAAGAAGGGAAAAATGAGTTATTAACTGAAATGTGTGTTAGATGTCACTCAGAAGCTAGAATTGGACTTCAAAGAAGAACTTCTGATGAATGGAATAGTTTAGTAAATTACCATGTTGCACAGTTTCCTTCTTTTGAAGTACAAGCACTTGCACGGGATAAAGATTGGTTTGGTGTTGCTCAAAATGAAGTAGTACCATATTTAGCAGAAAATTTTGGAAAAGACAAAGCTAAATTTGACGAATATAAAAAGTCTATTAAAAACTATAAATTACCAACAAAATGGATTACATATGGATACACTCCAAGTATTGGTGATTTTACAGCAATTTTAACTTTAATTGAAAGTAGTGATGAGTCATATGCAATGCTTATGGATTATAAATATGCAAATGGACAAGAGTATAAAGCTAGAGGAATCGCTGTTGCTTATAACAAAACAGAAATTAGAGCTTCATTTGAGTTAAATGGAGTTGTTTATAGACAAATTTTACATCTAGATCCAAAAACTAATAGTTTTGAGGGAAGAATGTTTGAATCTTTACATACTGAACAAGGAAGTATCTTAACTGGAAAAGCTTTAAATTCTAAAGAGAGTTCAATAGTTGGTATTTATCCAAAAGCTATAAAAGCAGGAACAAAAGAGACTTTAACAATTGTTGGTACAAACTTAGCTGGTCAAGTTAAATTGCCAAGTGGTTTAAAAGTTTTAAAAACAGTTAAACATACAAAAAATGAGATAGTTTTAGAAGTTGAAGCATCAAAAAATGTAAAAACATCTTCAAATAATATTCAAATTGGAAGTAAGGTATTTAAAAATAGTATAGCAACTTACGATAAAGTTGATTATATTAAAATCACTCCTGATTATGCAATTTCAAGAATTGGAGCAGAAAAAGATGCAAAAATTTTAAAAGAGTATGCAACTTTTGAAGCTATTGCTTATGCAAATGGAAAAGATGGAGAAAAAGGTACAGCAGATGATATTAATTTAGGTGTTGTTCCTGCAACTTGGAGTATAGAAGCATTTGATGAGCAAGCAATTGAAGATAAAGATTTAGATTATGCTGGACAAATTGATGCAAAAACAGGGAAATTTACTCCTAGTGTTTCTGGACCAAATCCAAAAAGAAAATTAATGGCAAACAATGTTGGAAATCTAAGTGTAATTGGAACATATAAAGATGGTGATGTTGAGTTAAGTGAGAAATCACATTTGATTGTTACTGTTCCAAAATTTGTAAATCCACCAATTAATTAA
- a CDS encoding DUF6597 domain-containing transcriptional factor, with protein sequence MFEFKTFKPNIKLQQWVKSYWFVNYDKTNMITNEEKIVLPYDNICLLFIVDSEDDITYSNKSLKSGIYICPPSLDRHTLNLDSNLYYIDVSLYPGVFFKLFGIPVSELEDKLYEINELSLNFDSSIISHLHELKANTLASLNLLDNYLFKIFRDMQEDTLLSNLFELTKNHNLDNFYDQNRLSIRQTQRKVKEFTDMTPKSIERINRFYSTLKLIKSNKSVVDFKEIAVENNFYDQSSFIKEFKFFTGVTPTLFLLHAEDFLQYRCTIFC encoded by the coding sequence TTGTTCGAATTTAAAACTTTTAAACCAAATATAAAACTACAACAATGGGTAAAATCCTATTGGTTTGTAAATTATGATAAAACAAATATGATAACTAATGAGGAAAAAATCGTTCTTCCTTATGATAATATTTGTTTACTATTTATTGTTGACTCGGAAGATGATATAACTTATTCCAATAAATCTTTAAAAAGTGGAATTTATATCTGTCCTCCAAGTTTAGATAGACATACATTAAATTTAGATTCAAATTTGTACTATATTGATGTGTCTTTATATCCTGGAGTATTTTTTAAACTCTTTGGTATTCCTGTATCAGAACTTGAAGATAAATTGTATGAAATAAATGAACTCTCTTTAAATTTTGATTCCTCTATAATTAGTCATTTGCACGAATTAAAAGCTAATACATTAGCTTCTTTAAATCTTTTAGATAACTATTTATTTAAGATTTTTAGAGATATGCAAGAAGATACTTTATTATCAAATTTATTTGAACTTACAAAGAATCATAATCTTGATAATTTTTATGACCAAAATAGATTATCAATAAGACAAACACAAAGAAAAGTAAAAGAATTTACAGATATGACACCAAAATCAATAGAGAGAATAAATAGATTTTATAGCACCTTAAAACTAATAAAATCTAATAAAAGTGTTGTTGATTTTAAAGAAATTGCAGTTGAAAATAACTTCTATGACCAATCCTCTTTTATTAAAGAATTCAAATTTTTCACAGGAGTTACTCCAACTCTATTTCTTTTACATGCAGAGGATTTTTTGCAATATAGATGTACAATTTTTTGTTAA